CCGCGAGCGCGCCAGCATGGCCAGTGAGATGCACGATTCCATCGGCCAACAGCTCACCGCCATGCATTACGCCCATGAATCCGCGCTCAACGCCTCAGCCAGCGTCGAAAACCTCACCGACGACGAACGGGCGGTCATCAACAAACCAATCATCAGAGCCGACGCCATCGTCAAGGACGCCTTGTCCGAAGTCCGGCAAATGGCACGGGCGCTCGACCCCTCGGCGTTGGGCCAGACACTCACCAACGATTCCATCGAGGCGATGGCCCGTTCCTTTGCCGACGCCGGTCTTACGATGCACACCGACATCATCGGCAGCGTAAACCTACTCAATGCCGATATGCAAACCCTGGTATTCCGAGCCATGCAGGAGACGCTGACCAATGCTGTCCGCCACGCCCACGCCACCAAAGTCAATCTGACCATCATCGTCGGCGGAGAAGAAACAACACTGAGCGTCGAGGATGACGGACCTGGCATCGATGCCGAAGACATCGAGCACGGTTTCGGCCTCGCGTCCCTCCGTCAACGCGCCCGGCAAGCGGGCGGAACACTCACCCTCGGCGAATCACAGGAACTCGGCGGCGCCAGCGTGACCCTGACGGTTCCGCTGACAGGCGATGCGGAAGCGGAAAGGACGGCACACAAATGACGGACGCTTCATCAATGGCCGGGACAAACAAGCGCATTCGCCTGCTGATCGTGGATGATCAGGAGCTCATCCTGACCGGCCTTGCCGAACTCATCTCCTTCATGCCCGACGTAGAAATCGCGGCACAGAAACTCAGTGGCAAAGCAGTGCTCTCGTTGGACAAAGCCACGCTCGATTCCATCGACGTCGCGCTCATCGACGCGCGTATGCCGCAGATGAGCGGCACGGAACTCATCTCCCGGCTGCACGCCGATTATCCCGGCATCAAATGCATCCTCTTGACAGCCTTCGACGAGGATGACAACCTCATCGCCTCAATGAAGGCCGGGTCCGTGGGTTATCTGCTCAAAGACGTCTCCACTTCCGAGCTGAACGCCGCCATCCATACCGCGGCTACCGGAGGGAAGGTCATCGGCGCCAGCGCCACGGCACACGTCATCCGTCTTCTTGCACAATCCGACAACTCCGATCATGACGGTAACACCGACGACAACGGCAACGCCGAGAATCCATCAACCTCAATTTTGACACCACGGGACCAGCAAATCGCCTCGTTCGTGGCCCAAGGCATGACCAATTCCGAAATCGCCTCAAAACTGTTCCTCTCGACCGGAACCGTGAAGAACCATGTCAGCCGCATTTTCTCGGCTCTGAATGTCCGCAACCGTACCGAACTGACCGCACTACTCAACGGAACGCTGGACTAGCACCCCGATACGGACGGGATAATCGGGACATTCCGATTATCCCCTGAACATCAGCCATGCATCATTCCCCGATTGCGGAGGCGATGATGCGCACGGAGTCCTGATACCGGGTGGCCATTCCCTGAACGCCCGTGGCCACGGCCCCTACGACAACAGCGATGACGAGGATGCCGAGCCAACCGGCCAGTTGCAGGTTCGGCACGCAAGCACCCACCAGTTTCAACAGGCCGGAATCAATGGAAAGCAACGCCACATTCGTGATGATGAAGGCAAGGAAAACCGCACTTGCCGCCATGATCGCGCCGTCCAGGAACGACAGAACCCGCAGCTGGCCGACCTCGGCACCGGCCACGTAGGTCAACGCGGCGTCGATCCTGCGTTCGCCGGCCGAAATGCAGAGCCCGGCCACGACGCCTGCCAAAGCCACCACCAGCGCGGGCGCCAAGATGGCGAGGATCCTGTCGAGTCCTGCGGCCTCATACCCTTTGACTCCCGGCGCGACATGGTCCATGGTCGAAGCGGACGTGGATATCGCGCTGGATACCGTCATCGTCATGGCCAGTCCGATCACCAAGGGCATCACCGTGCCGCTTTGCCGGTCGATACGGCCACTCGACTGCTGCCCGGCCAGCCTCCAGGTGGCAGACGGCACAGGAATGGACGTCCACCATGAGGTGAACCGTCCCAGTACGGCAGGCGCGGCCAAAGCCAGCGCGAACACCATGAGGAACATGCCGCCAATGACGGTCAGCAGCAGCATGGTCCCGGTCGAATCGGAAACGGCCTTGCCCGCCATGATCGCGGCGCGGCTCGCACGCTTCAGCGTCATACTCGACAGGGAGAGCAGCATCGCAGCCGCCGCCAGCAGCAGCACGACAAACGTCCAACGGCGGGCACCAAGGCGACGCGGCGGATTCTGCGACTGCCGCAACGCCTCGATCGGGCTGATCCGCGCCATGGAACGCATGGTGAACACCGTACCGACCAGCACCGTAACCCCGCCGAACTCCGCCCCCTTGACCAAGGCCGAATACACGCCCGTACCGACGTAGGGCAGGAAACTCCCCGTGTCCTGCAAAATCGGCAAGTAGAACCAATAGAAACGCCGAGCAACAGGCGGCACCAAGACGAACGCCACCACGTTCGCCAGCACGAACAAGACCGCGACTACCACAATCGTACGTATCAGCAGCTGGACCGGCGTGGCGCCCTGAAGCACCAACAGCGCCAGTTGACGTCGACGCTGTTTCAAGGCCGAGGAGACCACCCAGAGCACCACGAAGACGAACATCACAATCAGAAAGAACATCGGCAGGTCGATCATGTCGGCGATGTCACGGCGGGGACCGGTGCAGCCGGCATCGCAGGCTCGTTTCAGCGATTCCTGCAACGCCATGAAGAGCGACAATGTATACTGTCCCATGACCAGCACCAAGCCAACCGCACCCCAGACCAGCGGCGCGGCTTTCAAGTCCTTCAATATGCCTTTCATGCGTTCACCTCGCTACGAGGGTCATCGGACCATGCAGCCTGCGCGATTCTGCCATCGCGCACCTCGACGATCCGGTCGCACTGCTTGGCGATCTCAGGGCTGTGCGTCACCATTACGACCGTCTTCTTGGGATCTCTCGCCACATCGCGCAGCACCTCGATCACCTTTCGTCCGTTTACTTGATCCAGTGCACCTGTAGGCTCGTCGGCAAAGATGATATCTGGGCTGGTCAAGAGTACCCGGGCCAACGCCACACGCTGCTGCTCGCCCCCAGAAAGCTCGGTCACGCTAGCCTTGCGCTGGCGCCCCAAGCCGAAATAGTCCAATATGCTCTGCGCCTTCTTGCGAGGGAAACGGGAGGCGCGCAGCGTGAATGGCAACGCAAGGTTCTCCTCCACGCTCATGCTGGCCACCAGGTTATAGGACTGGAAAACGAACCCCATATGGTTGCGACGAAACTTGGTCAGCTTCGTGGGTTTCATACCGTTGATCGGTGTGCCGAGCAGCGTGACCGTGCCTTTGGTGAACGTCTCGAGACCGGCCAGGCAATAGAGCAGCGTCGACTTGCCGGATCCGGACGGACCGACGATGGCCGTCATCTGGCCGGGATAGGCGCGAAAATCTACATCCTTCAGAATCGTGACCGAATCGCCTTTGCGCGGCGAGACCGTCATCGACAGACCATCGGCCATGACCGAGGGTACTGATCCGTCCGTCCGCTGAGACCCTGTATCAACGGAAGATTGATATATTGTAGTACGTTGTGTGCTCATGGTTTCATCCTCACACATCTCACGGCGTCGTGCCCAGTGCCGAAAGTCATTGTTTTCCCCTAGGCCGCGACTATATCGAGTCGGAAATGGCCGATGTTCGGCATGTCAATTGGGGGATACGAAGAATGGCCGAAGAATGCGGTACAGCGACTACGCAAGTGCGGAAATATGGCGGAATTGCAATGGAAACCTGCTATTCGTGTCGTAAAGTGACGATAAACTCGAGTCATGGATACGGACGAGGGAATGCCCCATACAGCTGACTACGATGAAGCCCGACAGACCATCGGGCCATTTTCTGCGGCACTTCCTTTCGACCATCGTGTGAGCGCGAATCAGAACCTGACCTTTGAATACGCGAAACCTGCATTTGCTTCAGCAGGAATCAAATGGTGCGACGAAAACCGGATGCTGCTACATCTTTTCGACGTCGAGAAGCAAGCTACGAATACGGCACTACTGCTTTCCGACCAATGCCCCTATCTCGTCAAATGTGCAGTATTCGAAGGCGATACCAAGACGAATCTAGAAGAACGAAAAAACGTTTCCGGCTCGGTTTTGAACCAGATTGACGCCACGATGATGTTTCTGAACCAGCACAACCTCGAAAATGCATGGCCACAGACAGCTCTGCGCGAATCGCTGGTCAACGCCGTTTTGCACCGCGATTACGACAAGAACGGGCCTATTCTGATCAGCATTTTCGACTCCAGTATCGAAATCGTTTCTCCCGGCGGTCTGGTCGACGGTTTCGAGGTCAACGATTTGCTCAACGGTGTAAGCGAGTCACGTAACTATTGGCTTGCCGACGTGTTCGAAGCCCTGCACTTGAGCGAGAACTACGGCACAGGCGTGCAACGCATCCTCGATGCCTACTCGCAAAGCCTTGCCAGTCCGCAGCTGCGTGTCGGCCCTGGATCGGTGGCGATGATTCTGCCGAAGCCCGTACTGGATTCTGAGCTGCCAGAGCCCCATCTTGCCGACGACAGTACCGATGACCCGGAAAGCAGAACGCACAATGATGGTAACAACAATCCCGACAATGGGTCGGGCAAAGCGAAACGCTATACGTTCCCGTTAGGCGGCCATCTTTTCACGACTATTCCTGCCGAAGCTCTTACCGGAAGCCGCGTGTTAAGCGCAACTTCGTTGCCTTCATTAATTTTTGCTAGTGAAAAATCATGGCAGTCATACACTAACACCTCTCAGGAATCACCGATCAACCACACCGCACAAATCACTCCGAGTTATGACAAATCGAAACCGGTCGGCACGGAATCGCAGCAATTCAAGATTGAGTCCGTTGACGAAATGACCATGGCGTTCATTGCGCAACGCGGAACGGCTTTAAGCCGAAAACAAATCCAAACCGGCCTTGGTACCAGTGAAGGTCAGACTTCTTATGTATTGAAAAAACTCGTGAACGAGGGCAAATTGAAGCAAGTCGGACATTCACGAGCCACCAAATACTCTCTCGCCTAACTCCGAATCCTTGACGTTGGCATTAATCACTCAATTATTTTATCGACAATGAGCCCACCAGACCGGTACACTTAATATATTTGTATTGAATCAGTTGATGATCAGTGCCAACCCAAGCAAAACCGCCAAGAACAGCACATTGACCACAGTATATACAAGAAGATAATGACTCTTCTTATCAGGATATTTGCGGGCGATCTGCTGGTAGGAGATCAGTGATGCCATCGAAGCAATCAACGTACCCAGCCCACCCAAGTTCGTGCCGATAATCAGCTCGCGCCACTGGCTGCAGAAGCCGGAAAGCAGGATGGAAGTAGGCACGTTGCTGATGAGCTGGCTGGAGGCGACGGCGACTTCCATCGGGTGCTGGTTGACAATCGAGGCCACAAAATTTGAGAACTCCGGCACACGGCGCATATTTCCGATGAAGATGAAGAACATCACGAAAGTGAGGGGCAAAGTCCAGTCGACCTTGAGGAACGCATGACGATCGCAGACCAGGAACGCGCCGAACACCAAAACGCACATGAGCCACAGCGGAATCGAACCGCTGACTGTGAAAATGCAGATCAGGAACAAGACGACATAAACGATTGCACGCCAGCCGCCATAGCCTGCGCCGTAGTTGAGCACGCGGATCTCATCCGGCTTCCCGTCGCTTTGCGGCGCGAAAAGCGATTGCTCAATGCCCTTGTGCCCAAGCCCTGCAAAATCCGCCTGGCTGCTACGACGGCGGAACATGACGAGGATGACAACAAGAAGCATTATTGCGGAAGCCAACGAGAACGGCCCCATCACAGTCAGAAACTCTGAAGTCGGCATCTTGGAAACGGATTTGAGATAAAGGTTATGAGCGTTGCCGACAGGTGTCAACATACTGCCGGTATTGGCACCAATGGTCATCAGCGTGGCCACCAGGACGGCCTTGTCTTCCATCTTCGCCATCACCAAAACGGAAATCGCAAAGGGGATGAACGTCACCAAAGAGACGTCATTGGTAATGAAAATCGCCGAGAAAAACGTTAGAGAAACTAGCGCGATTACCAAAGCGCTTTCGGTATGCACGTGCTCGAGCAGCTTAGTGCCGATGATGTGGAAAACGCCGATGCGCTGGAATCCGCAAACCACAAGCATCAGGCAAACCAGCTGTGAAATGGTGTTCATATGGATGTAGCCAAGGTACTGACGGTCCGGTGGAACGATAAAACAGGAAATGATGGCGAGTATCGTCGCCACCACCAAAATGGTGTCGTTTTTCAGTTCCTTGACGATCCACTTGCGCATCAATACACCAGCCGAATCGGGAGACGGAAATATCTGACATCATGACCGCGTCTCATCGATGCAGTCCTATCGAAAAACGCCATTGCCACATGGCACACCCAAACATCACAATCATCCAGTTTCCCCATCCATCACAAAGCCGATATGACGGCCGACGAAGACACATGCCGGCAAGAACCTAGCCTGCACAGCAATACGTGTATGCGTTCTCTTAACTTCTATTGTATGGGTATTTCAGAGTAGAAAAGTACGAAAAAACAGGCTTTTAGCGACCATTCCAATTTACAGTACGGAAAAACGAAGAAAAAATCCTAGATTTCATTGGCCTCTTTTGTGCGATACAAAGGCGACCAAAATTTTAAAAAAAATCGAAGAAATTTGTTACGGCTTGTCACGTTGCGGACGACAGCGCACTCAGGCGACGGCATTGCCGTAGACCTGAGCCTGCAAATCCTTTCGAGCGGTCTCCATATTGGTGATCTCCCCTAAAATTCTGATTTTCTCTTCACCGTCAGGCATCTGCGCCATCTTGCGCTTGGCGGCACCGATACGGCGCATATAGCCTACATCAAGCAGCCGTGCGGTCAGTTCCGCGGCGTAGCGTTGCTCCTCCGGGGTCGGTGCGCGGAGCTGGGCGGCGGCCGGATTGGGCACATCGGCACCATTCATGGCTGCTTCTCCGACATTCGCATCGTTGGCATTGCCGTTCTTATCGTCGCCACCCGGCAATGGCAGCGGCATGACGGCCAGCTCGTTGATGACCTGCTCAAGCATCGGCCCGCCGGCCTTGGTGAGGTTGTGCATCCAAAGCCCCTGCGGCGTGGTGTTGTCGGGCAGACCGCCGGCTGCGGCGATCGCCTGGAACAGCGTGCGGAAAACCGGGGTCATGAAATCGGCAAGGGTAAGACGCGCGAACGCGTTGCCGTTGATGGCGCGCGGCACCTGAATGAGCACAGCCATGAACTGCTGCTCGCAGATGAACACGGCGTCATCGACACGGAAATAGGCCTGATCGGCAGCATCGCGGTGCTGCAAGGCCTTACGCGCCGCCGGATTAGCATAGCTGTTTTCATTGCTTCGTCCATACATATCAGGGCCGTTGCCGTTTCGGCGTTTTGGCGCATATGCATCGTCCTCGCGCACATGCAATCGCCTTCTGGCATTGTTGACTTCACGGCGCATGATGTCGAGGTCCACGCCGATGCGACGAGTCGCCTTGCGCGTGTAAATGTCGAGCAAGGAACGGTCACGAATCTGGGCAATCAAAGGCGCCACGGCCTTCACCGCACCCATCTGGCCAGTGGTATAGGAGGTGTCGAAGCGATTGATAGCGGTGTCGATGACGAAATCATACAGTGGCTTGGCATGGTCGATCAGCGAGCGAACCGCCTCGTTGCCTTGCTGGATGCGCAGGTCGCAAGGATCAAGGTTGTTGTCGGCAACGGCCACGAAGGTCTGGGAAAGGAATGCGGAATCCAAGCCGAACGCATGGATGGCAGCCTTCTGCCCTGCAGCATCACCGTCAAAGGTGAAAACGATACGCGAGCTCAGGGATTGGCCTTCGACCTTCAACGGGCCGACAAGCTGGACGGCACCCAAGGAATCGTCGGAAATCAGACGACGGATGATTTTGGCGTGATCCTCCCCGAACGCCGTGCCGCAGGTGGCCACGGCGGTGTCGATGCCGGCCAGATGGCAGGCCATCACATCGGTATAGCCTTCGACGATGACGGCCTGGCGTTTCTTTACGATGCTGGATTTGGCCAGGTCGATGCCGTACAGCACCTGTGTCTTGCGGTAAAGCTGTGTATCGGGAGTGTTGATGTACTTGGCATTGATATTGTCGTCATCATAAAGCTTGCGGGCACCGAAGCCGAGCGTACGCCCTGTGGAATCGCGGATAGGCCATGTGGCGCGACCACGGAAATAGTCATAAATGCCGCGCTGCCCTTGACGTGCGAGGCCGGCGTCCAGCATCTCCTGCTGGGTGAATCCTTTGCTCGCCAGATGCCGGACAAGATTATCCCAACCTTGCGGAGCATAGCCACAGCCAAAACGCTGGCAATCGGCCTGGCTGAAGTTGCGGCCACCCAAGAGCTTTCGAGCTGCAAGCGCCTCCGGTGTCATGATCTGGGAGACAAAAAAGCGTTGCGCCTCCTCGTTGGCCTCGAGCAAGCGGGCACGCTTGGAGCCGTGATGTTCTTCCCTGCTGCCATCACTTTTTTCGTAATGCAGTTCGATGTGATATTTGTCGGCAAGAAGTTCCACGGCCTCACGGAAATCGATGTTCTCGCGATGCTCGACGTAGGCGAAAACGTCCCCGCCAAGTCCACAACCGAAGCAATGCCAGACTCCAAGAGAGGGACGAACGCTGAAGCTGGGGGTTTTCTCGTCGTGGAAGGGGCACAAACCCATGAAAGTACCGGTGCCCGCCGCTTTGAGCGTCACCGTCGACGACACGATATCGTAAAGGTCCGCTGTGGCACGCACCTTTTCTACGTCCGCTTTGAGAATCATTCCAGCCATAACTATTCACCTTACCGCGCGCTATGCATGGGGACAATCAAAATGAACCTGCAGAAATAAAAATCAAGGTTTCTTGATTCCGGCAGAACCGAGAAACGATTCAGCCATTTTAGGCTTGTAAACGACTGACTATCGGTAACTTTCAGCCCGACAGACCAGCCTTCCGATGCTAACAAATCAAGGAATGCAGAGTCATCGCGGAACCGTCGGTAAGGCTGGCCACCTGATCGATGGCCACGCGCAGACGTTCGTCGTCGTTGGTGGATTCGTTCCAGTCCTCGATGAACACGGTTTCCAACGCGTCGGAGGGTCGCGGAGAATCGGCCATCAGCACGTCGACCAGGTCGGTGACGATCTGTTGCTCCTGATCGTGCAACGGCTCGCGTTCACGCGGCGCCATAACGAAGTACACGGCAATGCCCTTCAGAGCAACGATTTCATAATTGGTCTCGTCGGGAATGACGACATTGGCGCTGTAGCGCGTCAGCGGGCCCTGCCCGTACTTTTCACGCGTCGCCTGTTCCACGGAGCTGGCGAACCGGCCAATCAGCGAGCTGGTGATGTTCTTCAGCTGCGCGAGCGCCTCTCTCGACCCGTTGAAGTGCGAGGGGAACATATGCCACTTTTTCAAGCGGTGCAATGCTTCGAGCAGTTCGTCGGCGTCCCATTGCTTGCCGTACCATTCACGGGTGACCTTCACGATGCCATCAAGAACGCGGGAATCGGCCAAGGCAAGCGGGTTGAAGGCACCGGTGGCGATGGCATCTTCTACGTCGTGGACGCTGTAGGCGATGTCGTCGGAGAGGTCCATGACCTGACATTCCATCGGCTTGGCATCCTTCGGAGCGCCGATTTTGAGCCAATTGAACACGTCGACATCATCCGGATAGACGCAGAATTTCAGGCTCCGCTCCCCTTTCGGGTGTTGTGAGGCCTCGGCAAGAGTCCACGGATATTTCACTGCCGCATCGAGCGAGGCACGCGTCAGGTTGACCCCTGCGGAACGACCGTCCGCATGGAAGATTTTCGGTTCCAGCCGCGTGAGCAACCGCAAGGTCTGAGCGTTGCCCTCGAAACCGCCGATGCCCGAGGCGATGT
The window above is part of the Bifidobacterium sp. ESL0732 genome. Proteins encoded here:
- a CDS encoding response regulator transcription factor, whose protein sequence is MTDASSMAGTNKRIRLLIVDDQELILTGLAELISFMPDVEIAAQKLSGKAVLSLDKATLDSIDVALIDARMPQMSGTELISRLHADYPGIKCILLTAFDEDDNLIASMKAGSVGYLLKDVSTSELNAAIHTAATGGKVIGASATAHVIRLLAQSDNSDHDGNTDDNGNAENPSTSILTPRDQQIASFVAQGMTNSEIASKLFLSTGTVKNHVSRIFSALNVRNRTELTALLNGTLD
- a CDS encoding ABC transporter ATP-binding protein encodes the protein MSTQRTTIYQSSVDTGSQRTDGSVPSVMADGLSMTVSPRKGDSVTILKDVDFRAYPGQMTAIVGPSGSGKSTLLYCLAGLETFTKGTVTLLGTPINGMKPTKLTKFRRNHMGFVFQSYNLVASMSVEENLALPFTLRASRFPRKKAQSILDYFGLGRQRKASVTELSGGEQQRVALARVLLTSPDIIFADEPTGALDQVNGRKVIEVLRDVARDPKKTVVMVTHSPEIAKQCDRIVEVRDGRIAQAAWSDDPRSEVNA
- a CDS encoding ATP-binding protein, producing the protein MDTDEGMPHTADYDEARQTIGPFSAALPFDHRVSANQNLTFEYAKPAFASAGIKWCDENRMLLHLFDVEKQATNTALLLSDQCPYLVKCAVFEGDTKTNLEERKNVSGSVLNQIDATMMFLNQHNLENAWPQTALRESLVNAVLHRDYDKNGPILISIFDSSIEIVSPGGLVDGFEVNDLLNGVSESRNYWLADVFEALHLSENYGTGVQRILDAYSQSLASPQLRVGPGSVAMILPKPVLDSELPEPHLADDSTDDPESRTHNDGNNNPDNGSGKAKRYTFPLGGHLFTTIPAEALTGSRVLSATSLPSLIFASEKSWQSYTNTSQESPINHTAQITPSYDKSKPVGTESQQFKIESVDEMTMAFIAQRGTALSRKQIQTGLGTSEGQTSYVLKKLVNEGKLKQVGHSRATKYSLA
- a CDS encoding SLC13 family permease, with protein sequence MRKWIVKELKNDTILVVATILAIISCFIVPPDRQYLGYIHMNTISQLVCLMLVVCGFQRIGVFHIIGTKLLEHVHTESALVIALVSLTFFSAIFITNDVSLVTFIPFAISVLVMAKMEDKAVLVATLMTIGANTGSMLTPVGNAHNLYLKSVSKMPTSEFLTVMGPFSLASAIMLLVVILVMFRRRSSQADFAGLGHKGIEQSLFAPQSDGKPDEIRVLNYGAGYGGWRAIVYVVLFLICIFTVSGSIPLWLMCVLVFGAFLVCDRHAFLKVDWTLPLTFVMFFIFIGNMRRVPEFSNFVASIVNQHPMEVAVASSQLISNVPTSILLSGFCSQWRELIIGTNLGGLGTLIASMASLISYQQIARKYPDKKSHYLLVYTVVNVLFLAVLLGLALIIN
- a CDS encoding deoxyguanosinetriphosphate triphosphohydrolase; its protein translation is METADGEEVLTDEGYDAFDEERWAPEPPKSQSRTAFQRDRARLIHSSALRRLGAKSQILVAGTDDFARTRLTHTLEVAQIGRQIGSMLGCDPDVVDCACLAHDLGHPPFGHNGERVLADIASGIGGFEGNAQTLRLLTRLEPKIFHADGRSAGVNLTRASLDAAVKYPWTLAEASQHPKGERSLKFCVYPDDVDVFNWLKIGAPKDAKPMECQVMDLSDDIAYSVHDVEDAIATGAFNPLALADSRVLDGIVKVTREWYGKQWDADELLEALHRLKKWHMFPSHFNGSREALAQLKNITSSLIGRFASSVEQATREKYGQGPLTRYSANVVIPDETNYEIVALKGIAVYFVMAPREREPLHDQEQQIVTDLVDVLMADSPRPSDALETVFIEDWNESTNDDERLRVAIDQVASLTDGSAMTLHSLIC
- a CDS encoding sensor histidine kinase, encoding MSNNTKAKTAATQSQHSLPVKSASSRFRTMLSAPAREFPRYSVLIFALGFVCQFPDSAYMGRRLLLWLQPALALLLYVAMLKAPRLVWQRVAALALIAVCIWASPFMRHGGQLLTYIVEAEASLLFGPIFGYVAIVVSAPLMWVLTPRLNNLSSYHSMYFLVMALYILLAGILFMVYTTQSTKLQRANAQLAHDVDTIESLTLSRERASMASEMHDSIGQQLTAMHYAHESALNASASVENLTDDERAVINKPIIRADAIVKDALSEVRQMARALDPSALGQTLTNDSIEAMARSFADAGLTMHTDIIGSVNLLNADMQTLVFRAMQETLTNAVRHAHATKVNLTIIVGGEETTLSVEDDGPGIDAEDIEHGFGLASLRQRARQAGGTLTLGESQELGGASVTLTVPLTGDAEAERTAHK
- the dnaG gene encoding DNA primase, whose protein sequence is MAGMILKADVEKVRATADLYDIVSSTVTLKAAGTGTFMGLCPFHDEKTPSFSVRPSLGVWHCFGCGLGGDVFAYVEHRENIDFREAVELLADKYHIELHYEKSDGSREEHHGSKRARLLEANEEAQRFFVSQIMTPEALAARKLLGGRNFSQADCQRFGCGYAPQGWDNLVRHLASKGFTQQEMLDAGLARQGQRGIYDYFRGRATWPIRDSTGRTLGFGARKLYDDDNINAKYINTPDTQLYRKTQVLYGIDLAKSSIVKKRQAVIVEGYTDVMACHLAGIDTAVATCGTAFGEDHAKIIRRLISDDSLGAVQLVGPLKVEGQSLSSRIVFTFDGDAAGQKAAIHAFGLDSAFLSQTFVAVADNNLDPCDLRIQQGNEAVRSLIDHAKPLYDFVIDTAINRFDTSYTTGQMGAVKAVAPLIAQIRDRSLLDIYTRKATRRIGVDLDIMRREVNNARRRLHVREDDAYAPKRRNGNGPDMYGRSNENSYANPAARKALQHRDAADQAYFRVDDAVFICEQQFMAVLIQVPRAINGNAFARLTLADFMTPVFRTLFQAIAAAGGLPDNTTPQGLWMHNLTKAGGPMLEQVINELAVMPLPLPGGDDKNGNANDANVGEAAMNGADVPNPAAAQLRAPTPEEQRYAAELTARLLDVGYMRRIGAAKRKMAQMPDGEEKIRILGEITNMETARKDLQAQVYGNAVA